From the Natrarchaeobaculum aegyptiacum genome, one window contains:
- the glnA gene encoding type I glutamate--ammonia ligase encodes MTSGKLTAAERAVLEEIEANDVDFLRLQFTDILGTVKNVSVPARQAEKAFTEGIYFDGSSIEGFVRIQESDMRLVPDPDTFAILPWRQKEDSAAARLICDVYDTSSGEPFEGDPRRVLRNAIDRAEEMGYQVNAAPEPEFFLFEEDEEGRATTKTNDAGGYFDLAPKDLAQDVRRDIIYGLEDMGFEIEASHHEVAEGQHEINFEYDDALATADNVATFRTVVRAIAAQHDLHATFMPKPIAKVAGSGMHTHISLFTEHGENAFHDEDDEFNLSEEAHAFTAGILEHAPAITAVANPTVNSYKRLVPGYEAPVYIAWSDRNRSVLVRKPAARVPAASRIELRSPDPSCNPYLTLAVMIHAGLDGIEQDLECPDPVRENIYEFDEETRDEYGIETLPSNLGEAIEALEADEAVYDALGEHVAPKFVEAKKQEFEEYLIDVSEWELDRYLETF; translated from the coding sequence ATGACAAGCGGAAAGCTTACTGCAGCCGAACGGGCTGTACTCGAGGAGATCGAAGCTAACGACGTCGACTTCCTTCGACTTCAGTTTACGGACATTCTTGGAACGGTGAAGAACGTCTCCGTCCCGGCCCGGCAGGCCGAGAAGGCCTTCACCGAGGGGATCTACTTCGACGGCTCCTCGATCGAGGGCTTCGTCCGCATTCAGGAATCTGACATGCGTCTGGTTCCGGACCCAGATACCTTCGCGATTCTCCCCTGGCGGCAGAAAGAAGACAGCGCCGCCGCTCGTCTCATCTGCGACGTCTACGACACGTCCTCCGGCGAGCCGTTCGAGGGCGACCCACGCCGCGTTCTCCGGAACGCGATCGACCGTGCCGAGGAGATGGGCTATCAGGTCAACGCCGCACCAGAGCCAGAGTTCTTCCTCTTCGAAGAGGACGAGGAGGGCCGCGCAACGACGAAGACCAACGACGCCGGCGGTTACTTCGACCTCGCGCCAAAGGACCTCGCACAGGACGTCCGACGTGACATCATCTACGGTCTCGAGGACATGGGCTTCGAGATCGAAGCCAGCCACCACGAGGTCGCCGAGGGACAACACGAGATCAATTTCGAGTACGACGACGCGCTCGCGACGGCCGACAACGTCGCGACGTTCCGGACGGTCGTTCGCGCCATCGCCGCCCAGCACGACCTCCACGCGACGTTCATGCCCAAACCCATCGCAAAGGTCGCTGGCTCGGGGATGCACACGCACATCTCGCTGTTCACCGAGCACGGCGAGAACGCGTTCCACGACGAGGACGACGAGTTCAACCTGAGCGAGGAGGCCCACGCGTTCACAGCCGGCATTCTCGAGCACGCCCCCGCGATCACGGCGGTCGCGAACCCCACCGTGAACAGCTACAAGCGCCTCGTCCCCGGCTACGAAGCACCGGTCTACATCGCCTGGTCCGACCGCAACCGGTCCGTGCTCGTCCGCAAGCCGGCCGCGCGCGTTCCGGCTGCCTCGCGTATCGAACTGCGCTCGCCGGATCCCTCGTGTAACCCTTACCTCACCCTCGCCGTCATGATCCACGCCGGTCTCGACGGCATCGAACAGGACCTCGAGTGTCCCGACCCGGTCCGAGAGAACATCTACGAGTTCGACGAGGAAACTCGCGACGAGTACGGTATCGAGACGCTACCCAGCAACCTCGGTGAGGCCATCGAGGCACTCGAAGCGGACGAGGCCGTCTACGACGCCCTCGGCGAGCACGTCGCACCCAAGTTCGTCGAAGCGAAGAAACAGGAGTTCGAGGAGTACCTGATCGACGTCTCCGAGTGGGAACTCGACCGGTATCTGGAAACCTTCTAG
- a CDS encoding DUF7490 domain-containing protein, with translation MNRESLLAIAALVVVVATLSTLLLGGAITNPDEPDAPREVAPSVLETTLAADEVSGETATLVVDTHLEARAGHTENATLVHRATNGDTGLVEDTTTIGVDPIDDGAEEVVTSTIDVPRDGSHEIETLVYVDGTRTDATSYRVSGMDSLPPTYADSSLDFHRFGDEGYALADVPALEYTIQSADGQTAHLEVASYLTNGGEDAAGDLELEVKARQADSNIVADRETVPVEDVDPGETVAPTTDLEVPDEYRYHLDAILWRDGSIVATERAGADLRPESVVENASDADERGLDATDFEETDGVETVPADDSGPVRDDVAEEAGDGTPGFGPLGAAVAVAVGLALVGAASRRRKRPEPNRRTP, from the coding sequence ATGAATCGGGAGTCCCTCCTCGCGATCGCCGCCCTCGTGGTCGTGGTCGCGACCCTGTCGACCCTCCTCCTCGGCGGGGCCATCACCAACCCCGACGAACCGGATGCCCCGCGGGAGGTCGCGCCATCCGTCCTCGAGACCACCCTCGCGGCCGACGAGGTCTCCGGCGAGACGGCCACGCTGGTCGTCGACACGCACCTCGAGGCCCGCGCTGGTCACACTGAGAACGCGACGCTCGTCCACCGTGCGACCAACGGCGACACCGGACTGGTCGAAGACACCACCACCATCGGCGTCGACCCGATCGACGACGGTGCCGAGGAAGTCGTCACCAGCACGATCGACGTGCCACGAGACGGGAGCCACGAGATCGAGACGCTCGTCTACGTCGACGGCACGCGGACCGACGCGACGAGCTACCGGGTCTCCGGAATGGACTCGCTACCCCCGACGTACGCCGACTCGAGTCTCGACTTCCACCGCTTCGGTGACGAGGGCTACGCGCTCGCTGACGTCCCCGCACTCGAGTACACGATCCAGTCGGCCGACGGCCAGACCGCCCACCTCGAGGTCGCCAGTTACCTGACCAACGGCGGCGAGGACGCCGCAGGCGACCTCGAACTCGAGGTGAAAGCCCGGCAGGCCGACTCGAACATCGTCGCCGACCGCGAGACCGTCCCCGTCGAGGACGTCGACCCCGGTGAGACGGTCGCGCCGACGACCGACCTCGAGGTCCCCGACGAGTACCGGTACCACCTCGACGCCATCCTCTGGCGCGACGGCTCGATCGTCGCCACCGAGCGAGCGGGTGCCGACCTCCGGCCCGAGTCAGTCGTCGAGAACGCGAGCGACGCCGACGAGCGTGGTCTCGACGCCACCGACTTCGAGGAAACCGACGGCGTGGAGACGGTCCCCGCAGACGACAGCGGACCGGTTCGCGACGACGTCGCCGAAGAAGCAGGCGACGGCACACCCGGCTTCGGCCCACTCGGCGCTGCCGTGGCCGTCGCAGTGGGCCTCGCACTCGTCGGCGCGGCCAGCCGGCGACGAAAACGACCGGAGCCCAATCGCCGAACGCCCTGA
- the citZ gene encoding citrate synthase, protein MADDLNKGLEGVLVAESALSSIDGDAGRLIYRGYSIEDLAEGASYEEVVYLLWHGRLPTADELEEFTAAINEEREVSEDVLATMERLAAADEEPMAALRTAVSMFSASEPETDADPEDLEAALRKGRRITAKIPTALAAYERYRLDEDPVDPHPDLGLAANFLYMLSGEEPDDVAAETFDQALILHADHGLNASTFTSMVIGSTMADIYGAVTGGVAALSGPLHGGANQDVMEVLFEIDESGKDPLEWVEQATDEGRRIPGFGHRVYNVKDPRAKILQARSEELAETGDDKWYDITTTIEAYLTEEKGLVEKGIAPNVDFYSGSVYYQLGIPIDMYTPIFAMSRVGGWVGHVLEYQEDNRLIRPRARYTGSDDEELVPIDER, encoded by the coding sequence ATGGCAGACGACCTCAATAAAGGGCTGGAGGGTGTCTTAGTTGCAGAGTCAGCACTCAGCTCGATCGACGGCGACGCCGGTCGACTGATCTACCGCGGCTACTCGATCGAGGACCTCGCCGAAGGCGCGAGCTACGAGGAAGTCGTCTACCTCCTCTGGCACGGCCGCCTCCCAACCGCCGACGAACTCGAGGAGTTCACGGCGGCGATCAACGAGGAACGGGAGGTCAGCGAGGACGTCCTCGCGACGATGGAGCGACTCGCCGCAGCCGACGAGGAACCGATGGCTGCCCTCCGAACCGCCGTCTCGATGTTCTCGGCGAGCGAACCCGAGACCGACGCCGACCCCGAGGACCTCGAGGCCGCTCTTCGGAAGGGTCGACGCATCACCGCAAAGATCCCGACCGCGCTCGCGGCGTACGAGCGCTACCGCCTCGACGAAGACCCCGTCGACCCGCACCCGGACCTCGGACTCGCGGCGAACTTCCTCTACATGCTCTCCGGTGAGGAGCCAGACGACGTCGCCGCCGAGACGTTCGACCAGGCGCTCATCCTGCACGCCGACCATGGCCTGAACGCCTCGACCTTTACGTCGATGGTCATCGGCTCGACGATGGCCGACATCTACGGCGCGGTCACCGGCGGCGTCGCCGCCCTCTCCGGGCCGCTTCACGGCGGTGCGAACCAGGACGTCATGGAGGTTCTCTTCGAAATCGACGAGAGCGGCAAAGACCCCCTCGAGTGGGTCGAACAGGCAACTGACGAGGGTCGACGCATCCCCGGATTCGGCCACCGCGTCTACAACGTCAAGGACCCCCGTGCGAAGATCCTGCAGGCCCGCAGCGAGGAACTCGCCGAGACCGGCGACGACAAGTGGTACGACATCACCACCACGATCGAAGCGTACCTCACCGAGGAGAAAGGCCTCGTCGAGAAGGGAATCGCCCCGAACGTCGACTTCTACTCCGGGTCGGTCTACTACCAGCTCGGCATTCCGATCGACATGTACACGCCCATCTTCGCGATGAGCCGCGTCGGTGGCTGGGTCGGACACGTCCTCGAGTACCAGGAGGACAACCGCCTCATCCGCCCGCGCGCTCGCTACACCGGCTCGGACGACGAGGAACTCGTCCCGATCGACGAACGGTAA
- a CDS encoding tRNA (guanine(26)-N(2))-dimethyltransferase → MRVTEGGLELEVPGEQTEGVEESVFYNPRQELNRDLTIATLRAFREREPRAGSYLDAMTASGIRGVRAAADGWDVTCTDVSDDAVALARANLERNGLEATVERRNANAVMHERPFDVIDLDPYGTPMPFADAAFAKCRDLVCVTATDTAPLCGAHFQSGVRSYSAVPRNTDYHTEMGVRILLSALARSAARFDVGATPLLTHATSHYVRTYLELDRKATAADAAIDELGHLYHCEDCLYREADPGLVADPLERCPHCDGERVLTAGPIWLGPIRDREFVADVRAEIPDEFGTADAARELCDELVTELDRPTHYDQHKLCKNWGLPANAMDDFLADLRAAGFEAARAHYGGTTFKTDATVGEIYAATEANLE, encoded by the coding sequence ATGCGCGTCACCGAGGGCGGACTCGAGCTCGAGGTCCCCGGGGAGCAGACCGAGGGCGTCGAGGAGTCGGTCTTCTACAACCCCCGACAGGAGCTGAATCGGGACCTGACGATCGCCACGTTGCGAGCCTTCCGCGAGCGCGAGCCACGCGCCGGGTCGTACCTCGACGCGATGACCGCGAGCGGAATCCGCGGGGTCCGGGCCGCCGCAGACGGCTGGGACGTCACCTGCACCGACGTCAGCGACGACGCCGTCGCCCTCGCCCGGGCGAATCTCGAGCGCAACGGGCTCGAGGCGACGGTCGAGCGCCGAAACGCCAACGCGGTGATGCACGAGCGCCCGTTCGACGTGATCGACCTCGATCCGTACGGCACGCCGATGCCCTTCGCAGACGCCGCGTTCGCGAAGTGCCGGGACCTGGTCTGTGTCACCGCGACGGACACCGCGCCACTGTGTGGGGCGCACTTCCAGAGCGGCGTCCGATCGTACTCCGCAGTGCCGCGAAACACTGACTACCACACCGAGATGGGCGTCCGGATCCTGCTGTCGGCGCTCGCCCGCAGCGCCGCCCGGTTCGACGTCGGCGCCACCCCACTACTGACCCACGCGACCAGTCACTACGTCCGGACCTACCTCGAGTTAGACCGGAAGGCGACGGCCGCAGACGCGGCGATCGACGAACTCGGCCACCTGTATCACTGCGAGGACTGCCTCTACCGCGAGGCCGATCCCGGGCTGGTCGCCGACCCGCTCGAGCGCTGTCCTCACTGTGACGGCGAGCGCGTGCTCACCGCGGGGCCGATCTGGCTCGGGCCGATCCGTGATCGGGAGTTCGTCGCGGACGTGCGTGCGGAAATCCCAGACGAGTTCGGTACCGCCGACGCTGCGCGCGAACTCTGTGACGAACTCGTGACCGAACTCGACCGCCCCACCCACTACGACCAGCACAAGCTCTGCAAGAACTGGGGGCTCCCTGCCAACGCGATGGACGACTTCCTCGCGGACCTCCGTGCGGCCGGGTTCGAGGCCGCTCGAGCCCACTACGGCGGGACGACGTTCAAGACCGACGCCACCGTCGGCGAGATTTACGCGGCAACCGAGGCGAATCTCGAGTGA
- the lrp gene encoding HTH-type transcriptional regulator Lrp → MTYENLDAKLVNALLGDGRASLRSLAEELDVSVTTVSNHLSDLEEEGVIEGYTPKIDYDAVGYDVTAVIQLQVEGNALPDITDSLRDHRQMTSVYEVTGDYDVIAIGKFKDTDGMNDQIKQLLTDPDIKASNTSVVLNAVTENEQFELEVGEDA, encoded by the coding sequence ATGACGTACGAAAATCTCGATGCGAAACTAGTAAATGCACTTCTGGGCGATGGCCGCGCGAGTTTGCGCAGCCTCGCCGAAGAGCTCGACGTCTCCGTGACCACCGTCTCGAACCACCTCTCTGACCTCGAAGAAGAGGGCGTTATCGAGGGCTACACGCCAAAAATCGATTACGACGCCGTCGGCTACGACGTCACCGCCGTGATCCAGCTCCAGGTCGAAGGGAACGCCCTTCCCGACATCACCGACAGCCTTCGCGACCACCGTCAGATGACCTCCGTCTACGAGGTGACCGGCGACTACGACGTCATCGCCATCGGCAAGTTCAAAGATACGGACGGTATGAACGACCAGATCAAACAGTTGCTCACCGATCCCGACATCAAAGCCTCGAACACCAGCGTCGTCCTCAACGCCGTCACGGAGAACGAACAGTTCGAACTCGAAGTTGGCGAAGACGCCTGA
- a CDS encoding iron-containing alcohol dehydrogenase family protein: MTSTLERWFVPPRNVFGWGTARTAGSVVDDLECSTVLVVTDDGVKDAGVLDPITDSLEAAGVAYELFDGTVPDPTASVVATAADRYGAVDADGIVAVGGGSSIDTAKAAAAMTTTDGSILEYAGLGQLPNDTPPLVILPTTSGTGSEATTWSVIRDEAEGVKRSIGDQALLPDAAIVDPELTESVPVPIAAATGMDALTHAIEAYVSVHRQSQTSALALDSIEKIGAFLPRAVGRRGTDREALTAMAKASNQAGMAFNGAGLGAVHALSHQVGAQFHVPHGLANAVLLPYVMEYNLPVVPEELVDVAEALGEAVDSTEPARREGYRAVRAVRRLCDDVDIPRTLEDVDADPDAIEGLAAQAMRDGSLIGNPRDTDVGDLETILERAFEGTLEYENVL; the protein is encoded by the coding sequence ATGACATCGACACTAGAACGGTGGTTCGTCCCACCACGGAACGTCTTCGGCTGGGGAACGGCACGAACGGCAGGGAGCGTCGTCGACGACCTCGAGTGCTCGACGGTGCTCGTCGTCACGGACGACGGCGTCAAAGATGCGGGCGTCCTCGATCCGATAACGGACTCGCTCGAGGCGGCTGGCGTGGCTTACGAACTGTTCGACGGGACGGTTCCGGATCCGACCGCGAGCGTCGTCGCAACCGCGGCCGATCGATACGGCGCCGTCGACGCCGACGGGATCGTCGCTGTCGGTGGCGGGTCGTCGATCGACACGGCCAAAGCCGCGGCGGCGATGACGACAACCGACGGATCGATCCTCGAGTACGCGGGTCTCGGCCAGCTTCCGAACGATACGCCACCGCTCGTGATCCTTCCGACGACGTCGGGGACCGGAAGCGAAGCGACGACGTGGAGCGTCATCCGCGACGAAGCAGAGGGGGTCAAGCGGTCGATCGGCGATCAGGCCCTCCTCCCGGATGCGGCAATCGTCGACCCCGAACTGACCGAGAGCGTCCCCGTCCCCATCGCGGCGGCGACCGGAATGGACGCGCTCACCCACGCGATCGAGGCGTACGTCTCCGTCCACCGGCAGAGCCAGACCTCTGCGCTCGCGCTCGACTCGATCGAGAAGATCGGTGCCTTCCTCCCCCGTGCCGTCGGTCGCCGCGGGACGGACCGCGAGGCGCTAACCGCGATGGCAAAAGCCAGCAACCAGGCGGGCATGGCGTTCAACGGCGCAGGACTCGGTGCCGTCCACGCACTGTCCCACCAGGTCGGTGCACAGTTCCACGTCCCTCACGGCCTCGCCAACGCCGTCTTGCTGCCGTACGTGATGGAGTACAACCTCCCAGTGGTCCCCGAGGAACTGGTCGACGTCGCCGAGGCACTCGGCGAAGCCGTCGATTCGACCGAGCCTGCCCGCCGAGAGGGGTACAGGGCCGTCCGCGCCGTCCGACGACTGTGCGACGACGTCGATATCCCCCGGACGCTCGAGGACGTCGACGCCGACCCCGACGCGATCGAGGGCCTCGCAGCCCAGGCCATGCGCGACGGCTCGCTGATCGGCAATCCGCGCGACACCGACGTCGGCGATCTCGAGACGATTCTCGAGCGAGCCTTCGAGGGGACTCTCGAGTACGAGAACGTGCTGTAG
- the thsB gene encoding thermosome subunit beta — protein MSQRMQQGQPMIVMSEDAQRVKDKDAQDYNISAARAVAEAVRSTLGPKGMDKMLVDSLGSVTVTNDGVTILKEMDIDNPTAEMIIEVAETQEDEAGDGTTTAVAVTGELLKNAEDLLEQDIHPTAIIKGFHLAAEQAREEIDDIATEIDTEDEDLLRKTAETSMTGKGAEVNKEHLSQLIVDAVGAVTVEDEDGGNVVDLEFLNIETQTGSGVGESDLLEGGIVDKDPVHDDMPTEAEDADILLLNSPIEVEETDIDTEVSVTDPDQLQQFLDREEQQLREKVDQIVDLDADVVFCQKGIDDLAQHYLAKEGILAVRRAKKSDLEFLQEVVGASIVSDLKSATEDDLGHGDVTRDDEDELFYVEGEEAHGVTLLLCGSTDHVVDELERGVQDALDVVAQTVADGRVLAGGGAIEVELASRLRDYADSVSGREQLAVEAFADSLELVPRVLAENAGLDSIDTLVDLRAAHDDGDVRAGLNVFTGDVEDTFDAGVVEPAHAKEQAVSSAAEAANLVLKIDDIISAGDLSTDKGDDEEMPDAGGMGGGMGGMGGGMGGMGGGMGGMM, from the coding sequence ATGAGCCAGCGAATGCAGCAGGGACAGCCGATGATCGTCATGAGCGAGGACGCCCAGCGCGTCAAAGACAAAGACGCCCAGGACTACAACATTAGCGCCGCTCGAGCGGTCGCCGAAGCCGTCCGTTCGACGCTCGGCCCGAAAGGAATGGACAAGATGCTCGTCGACTCGCTGGGATCGGTAACGGTCACCAACGACGGCGTGACCATCCTCAAAGAGATGGACATCGACAATCCGACGGCCGAGATGATCATCGAGGTCGCCGAAACGCAGGAGGACGAAGCCGGTGACGGGACCACGACGGCCGTCGCGGTCACGGGTGAACTCCTCAAGAACGCAGAGGACCTCCTGGAGCAGGACATCCATCCGACGGCGATCATCAAGGGCTTCCACCTCGCCGCCGAACAGGCCCGCGAGGAGATCGACGACATCGCCACGGAGATCGACACCGAGGACGAGGACCTCCTGCGCAAGACCGCCGAAACCTCGATGACCGGCAAGGGAGCCGAGGTCAACAAAGAACACCTCTCTCAGTTGATCGTCGACGCCGTCGGTGCCGTCACCGTCGAAGACGAAGACGGCGGTAACGTCGTCGACCTCGAGTTCCTGAACATCGAGACCCAGACCGGTTCGGGCGTCGGCGAGTCCGACCTGCTCGAGGGTGGCATCGTCGACAAGGACCCCGTCCACGACGACATGCCCACCGAGGCCGAAGACGCCGACATCCTGCTGTTGAACTCCCCGATCGAGGTCGAAGAGACCGACATCGACACCGAGGTCTCCGTCACCGACCCCGATCAGCTCCAGCAGTTCTTAGACCGCGAAGAACAGCAGCTTCGCGAGAAGGTCGACCAGATCGTCGACCTCGATGCCGACGTCGTCTTCTGCCAGAAGGGCATCGACGACCTCGCCCAGCACTACCTCGCAAAGGAGGGCATCCTCGCCGTCCGGCGCGCCAAGAAGTCCGACCTCGAGTTCCTGCAGGAGGTCGTCGGCGCGTCCATCGTCTCCGATCTCAAGAGTGCGACCGAAGACGACCTCGGCCACGGTGACGTCACCCGCGACGACGAGGACGAACTGTTCTACGTCGAGGGCGAGGAAGCCCACGGCGTCACGCTCTTGCTCTGTGGCTCGACCGACCACGTCGTCGACGAACTCGAGCGCGGCGTTCAGGACGCCCTCGACGTCGTCGCCCAGACTGTCGCCGACGGCCGCGTCCTCGCCGGTGGCGGTGCGATCGAGGTCGAACTCGCCTCGCGCCTCCGTGACTACGCCGACTCCGTCTCCGGTCGCGAACAGCTCGCCGTCGAGGCCTTCGCCGACTCGCTCGAGCTCGTCCCGCGCGTGCTCGCCGAGAACGCCGGTCTCGACTCCATCGACACGCTCGTCGACCTGCGCGCTGCCCACGACGACGGCGACGTCCGCGCTGGCCTGAACGTCTTTACCGGCGACGTCGAGGACACCTTCGACGCCGGCGTCGTCGAGCCCGCTCACGCCAAAGAACAGGCCGTTTCCTCCGCTGCCGAGGCCGCGAACCTCGTCCTCAAGATCGACGACATCATCTCCGCTGGCGACCTCTCCACCGACAAAGGCGATGACGAAGAGATGCCCGATGCCGGCGGCATGGGCGGCGGCATGGGAGGCATGGGCGGCGGCATGGGCGGCATGGGCGGCGGCATGGGCGGCATGATGTGA